A region of Kribbella sp. NBC_01245 DNA encodes the following proteins:
- a CDS encoding TolB family protein has protein sequence MSRRRVLSGLALIGLVVASGTGYLGWRLAAGEAVPAGALELGRAGTMLYVEPGSGRVRQAPAGGGEAFGAGPTCHRVYAGGDTLACLRATAVPMASELDITEAGSTSRRTLELWGNPSRVRVSASGRLVAWTVFRTGDTYLVPGAFATTAGIFDLRLGTHYGSLEDFTALVDGTAYKAVDRNFWGITFAADDRTFYATMASKGRTWLMRGDLVTRRLVAMRQNVECPSISPDGSRLAYKFRTGKTWRLHVLQLPSGADWALAETAHVDDQPVWLDDQTVAYSKNDGDRPGVFAVPADGSGVPRRIVTGSSPAAG, from the coding sequence GTGAGCAGGCGCAGGGTTTTGTCGGGGCTGGCGTTGATCGGGTTGGTCGTTGCCTCGGGCACCGGTTATCTCGGTTGGCGGCTTGCCGCTGGTGAAGCGGTGCCTGCGGGTGCGTTGGAGCTGGGTCGTGCCGGCACCATGCTGTACGTCGAACCCGGGTCGGGGCGGGTTCGGCAAGCGCCTGCGGGTGGTGGCGAGGCCTTCGGCGCCGGTCCGACGTGCCATCGGGTCTACGCGGGTGGCGATACGTTGGCGTGTTTGCGTGCGACGGCCGTACCGATGGCGTCGGAACTCGACATCACCGAGGCCGGATCTACCTCACGTCGTACGTTGGAGTTGTGGGGGAATCCCAGCAGGGTAAGGGTTTCCGCGTCGGGTCGGTTGGTGGCCTGGACGGTATTTCGTACTGGTGACACCTATCTCGTGCCGGGGGCGTTTGCGACGACTGCGGGGATTTTCGACCTGCGTCTTGGTACGCATTACGGCTCGCTGGAGGACTTCACCGCGTTGGTGGACGGGACGGCGTACAAGGCCGTCGATCGGAACTTCTGGGGGATCACCTTCGCGGCCGATGACCGGACGTTCTACGCGACGATGGCGTCGAAGGGGCGGACCTGGTTGATGCGTGGAGACCTGGTCACGCGTCGGCTGGTTGCTATGCGGCAGAACGTGGAGTGTCCTTCGATCTCGCCGGATGGGTCGCGGTTGGCCTACAAGTTCCGGACAGGGAAGACGTGGCGGTTGCATGTGTTGCAGCTTCCGTCTGGCGCCGATTGGGCGTTGGCGGAGACGGCTCATGTGGACGATCAACCGGTCTGGCTCGACGATCAGACCGTTGCCTATAGCAAGAATGACGGCGACCGGCCGGGCGTGTTCGCCGTACCGGCTGATGGATCGGGTGTGCCCCGGCGGATCGTGACCGGCTCGTCCCCGGCCGCCGGGTGA
- a CDS encoding MFS transporter, with the protein MYLSTARAADSTTAPRPGGTARARVSGTVVALGLVSLVTDASAEMVTAVLPLYLMYGLSLGYLQLGALDALYTGATALLRLAGGHLADRLARPKAVAIVGYSLSALTKLGLPAVGGSLGGLSAVVAVDRAGKGIRTAPRDALITQSTPAPELGRAFGVHRALDTAGALLGPLLAFGLIAAIPGGYDVVFSTSFCLAAIGVLILVFFVAQPHRAIARKAVSLRAGLSVITAPGLRRLVLAAGLLGLVTVGDMFLYVSVQRTADLPPAVLPLLPLGTALTFMLAAIPFGRLADRIGRWRLFLGGHGLLLGAYVLVASGTEGRIVAGVVLLLHGLFYAASDGVLMAYAAPFIPDHLRGTGLAVVQTAQAVARAVGAVGFGAVAALADPGPTFAVFGIGLALAIVAGVRLMAPRGLA; encoded by the coding sequence ATGTACCTGTCCACCGCGCGGGCGGCCGACTCGACCACCGCACCTCGCCCTGGCGGCACAGCCAGGGCGAGGGTGTCGGGTACGGTCGTCGCCCTCGGCCTGGTCAGCCTCGTCACCGACGCCTCGGCCGAGATGGTCACGGCGGTGCTGCCGCTGTACCTGATGTACGGGTTGAGCCTCGGCTACCTGCAACTCGGCGCGCTCGACGCCCTCTACACCGGCGCGACGGCATTGCTCCGGCTCGCGGGCGGTCATCTCGCCGACCGTCTCGCCCGTCCGAAGGCTGTCGCGATAGTCGGCTACAGCCTGTCGGCCTTGACCAAGCTCGGCCTGCCCGCGGTCGGTGGATCGCTCGGCGGGCTGAGCGCGGTCGTGGCCGTCGACCGGGCCGGCAAGGGCATTCGTACGGCGCCGCGCGATGCGTTGATCACGCAATCGACCCCGGCGCCGGAACTCGGCCGCGCGTTCGGCGTACATCGCGCTCTCGACACCGCGGGCGCCTTGCTTGGCCCGTTGCTGGCGTTCGGGCTGATCGCGGCGATCCCTGGTGGGTACGACGTGGTATTCAGTACGAGCTTCTGCCTGGCCGCGATCGGCGTACTGATCCTGGTCTTCTTCGTCGCCCAACCGCATCGCGCGATCGCCCGCAAAGCCGTCAGCCTGCGCGCTGGTCTGTCGGTCATCACGGCTCCGGGTCTTCGCCGACTCGTGCTCGCGGCAGGTCTGCTCGGACTCGTCACGGTTGGGGACATGTTCTTGTACGTCTCGGTGCAGCGGACGGCCGATCTGCCGCCGGCGGTGCTGCCACTCCTGCCTTTGGGGACGGCGTTGACCTTCATGCTGGCGGCGATTCCCTTCGGGCGACTGGCCGATCGGATCGGGCGGTGGCGGTTGTTCCTTGGCGGTCACGGGTTGTTACTCGGGGCATACGTATTGGTTGCTTCGGGCACCGAGGGGCGGATCGTGGCGGGCGTCGTACTTCTGCTGCATGGGTTGTTCTATGCCGCGAGCGATGGCGTGCTGATGGCGTACGCGGCGCCGTTCATCCCTGACCACTTGCGTGGTACGGGGCTTGCGGTGGTTCAGACGGCGCAGGCTGTCGCGCGTGCAGTTGGGGCCGTGGGGTTCGGCGCGGTGGCTGCGCTGGCCGATCCTGGTCCGACGTTTGCGGTCTTCGGGATCGGGTTGGCGCTTGCGATCGTGGCGGGCGTTCGGTTGATGGCGCCGCGGGGTTTGGCGTGA
- a CDS encoding metallophosphoesterase family protein, protein MSELKLPSRRSILIGVTVGAVLAGAATSVATASKEEQPQQDKPIAVSSTEGVPVPGQRLQLSEKGARAGTFAAAAKSAAGVQRLCAQQDARWLRVRFAKLDLAGSDRVTVVGAAGGKTVLTATNWRGEAFYTKAFPGRCVTVTPSFANQSSQYVVDAYQDGAMPLPEATVVVAAAGDICGSACNQTRPVVTNINPAAVITAGDNAYDSGTLSEYNNKYHPQWGAFKSKTYPSAGNHEYQTSGASGYFDYFNGVGQATGRAGARGKGYYSVDIGDWHFIALNSNISKSTGSTQEQWLRADLAANTKPCVAAYWHHPRFSAGNYSDNTSIRPFFQALYDYKADLIINGHDHNYIRFAPSRPDGTKDTVNGVRQLLIGTGGKSLYGSGGSTVATIEKKEYSTFGVGKLTLTATGYTADFVPVAGRTFTDTVTGTCHNA, encoded by the coding sequence ATGAGTGAACTGAAGTTGCCGTCCCGTCGTTCGATCCTGATCGGGGTGACCGTCGGTGCCGTGCTGGCCGGCGCTGCCACCTCCGTCGCGACCGCGTCGAAGGAGGAACAGCCCCAGCAGGACAAGCCCATCGCGGTCAGCTCGACCGAAGGCGTGCCCGTGCCGGGGCAGCGGTTGCAGCTCAGCGAGAAGGGCGCCCGCGCGGGTACGTTCGCCGCGGCCGCGAAGTCCGCCGCCGGAGTGCAGCGCCTGTGCGCCCAGCAGGACGCCCGCTGGTTGCGCGTCCGGTTCGCCAAGCTCGACCTGGCCGGCAGCGACCGTGTCACGGTCGTCGGTGCGGCCGGCGGTAAAACGGTGCTAACGGCAACCAACTGGCGTGGTGAGGCCTTCTACACAAAGGCATTCCCGGGCCGCTGTGTGACGGTGACGCCGAGCTTTGCCAACCAGAGCAGCCAGTACGTCGTTGACGCCTACCAGGACGGCGCGATGCCATTGCCGGAGGCAACGGTCGTCGTCGCGGCCGCGGGCGACATCTGCGGCTCGGCGTGCAACCAGACGCGCCCGGTGGTGACCAACATCAACCCGGCGGCCGTCATCACGGCGGGCGACAACGCCTACGACAGCGGGACGTTGTCGGAATACAACAACAAGTACCACCCGCAGTGGGGCGCCTTCAAAAGCAAGACGTACCCAAGCGCGGGCAACCACGAGTACCAAACGTCTGGCGCCTCCGGATACTTCGACTACTTCAACGGCGTGGGCCAGGCGACCGGTCGTGCGGGCGCTCGTGGCAAGGGCTACTACAGCGTGGACATCGGCGACTGGCACTTCATCGCGCTGAACTCCAACATCTCCAAGAGCACCGGCAGCACCCAGGAGCAGTGGCTGCGCGCGGATCTCGCGGCGAACACCAAGCCCTGCGTCGCGGCGTACTGGCATCACCCCCGCTTCTCCGCCGGCAACTACAGCGATAACACGTCGATCAGGCCGTTCTTCCAGGCGCTGTACGACTACAAGGCCGACCTGATCATCAACGGGCATGACCACAACTACATCCGGTTCGCGCCTTCCCGTCCCGATGGCACCAAGGACACCGTGAACGGCGTCCGGCAGCTGCTCATCGGCACCGGCGGCAAGTCGCTGTACGGCTCGGGTGGTTCGACCGTGGCGACGATCGAGAAGAAGGAGTACAGCACCTTCGGCGTCGGCAAGCTCACGCTCACCGCGACCGGCTACACCGCCGACTTCGTGCCCGTGGCCGGCCGGACCTTCACCGACACGGTGACCGGCACCTGCCACAACGCCTGA
- a CDS encoding glycoside hydrolase domain-containing protein, translating into MAATATVPAFIGEAHATNTSGAGSTRAAVAPVTVWLPSPNLKVKRDSAFPGTPGTRISLKAARNEEESGQLILRTTSGTADVRLTTSDLAGPAGTIPAAQVELFRQHYSEIKPGQSSYGSGFFPDALVPLLPSTTIQAVADRNTGVWITVRIPKGQPAGLYSGTITISGGTTVVTVPLDLEVWNFELPDEPSTDTAAAIWYQQVSWAHDAQWGTTRYDDLLKKYYEFQLRHRLASDDFPVRAQHGPGPYKPGPGPEPEPDVWLSHAETYLRDPRLRKFRIPLYTSGGNDSGFTVDTGRLRAVVDGLRSLGGGLIDRGYFYYADEPMNDTAYENVRKLFTTVDTVAPDIPHVLTLTDPPPQKLLDFVRAWCFVITAPKPELPGIVEALKARGDLVWWYAAYGHQWPLPGVFTADSAVGHRLLPWIQHHLGIEGFLYWSTTVFGKYDFKPDGHYQWSDRWTEPNALNEYPGDGYLMYPGKQVGIDGPVGTVRLQALRDGMEDLEYLALYERRATELLAQWGATGRFDVKSALRSAHDVLHGGLHYQDDSVSFHRIRAQVGAEVAQLFGATPALISAGKPTAHNVPVTVIVAKGTSVSVALGKISSVTSTAGADVHQITADLLQGRRDLAISIAGKELVRTIEVGRAATPHEIIVNSFETDVEVRKARASYVTATRSTEHVVSGKSSAKLVFQANTPVDPGVYFYTGAAEAPQESIGRNNWSTFDAVAFDVFNDSDDLILMHCDFHDPVHLDAGNPVYLSPRKQQRVVVPIAGLVNDLTKITSIHLRVQRRAVPLTLYLDNLRFLRSRTGLPSPGTWARQDAAGKPLVHVVRTDGNLAIGRQTGSDPAAWQLVAGPVAGSPTVSAIDPAGRLNLVSLRDGVIQWTRDEGSWVRRTVTPLLTGDTAVGVPAVALDDAGRLNFFVRTSGGRLYRGWQDRPATDGWSGGYVGSVHITGDPVTIQDPSGKLTWFAQTTNGDILHGWQATPGSETWYSDRLFENGTGAPATTAGRIAVAQGISGRLTFHARHNSGGIIHGWQSTPGEGPWRWALLPRETAEGTATIAGDPSAHLDAAGKLTYFARTTDGRVFHSWQRVPEGGPWDTTLIPVEVAGDGAVTQDTDGRLHFFARTAAGTLRHCWQDAPAIGPWHSNELGAEVITH; encoded by the coding sequence ATGGCTGCCACCGCGACCGTGCCCGCTTTCATCGGCGAGGCCCACGCGACCAATACCAGTGGTGCCGGCAGCACGCGAGCGGCCGTCGCCCCGGTGACTGTCTGGCTGCCCTCGCCGAACCTGAAGGTCAAACGCGACTCGGCCTTTCCCGGCACCCCTGGCACCCGGATCAGCCTCAAGGCGGCGCGCAACGAGGAGGAATCGGGCCAGCTCATCCTGCGCACCACCTCGGGCACCGCCGACGTACGACTGACCACGTCTGATCTCGCCGGTCCGGCAGGCACCATCCCGGCGGCTCAGGTCGAGCTGTTCCGGCAGCACTACTCGGAGATCAAACCTGGGCAGAGCTCATACGGCTCCGGCTTCTTTCCCGACGCACTCGTGCCTTTGTTGCCCTCGACAACAATCCAGGCCGTCGCCGATCGCAACACGGGAGTCTGGATCACCGTCCGGATTCCCAAGGGCCAGCCCGCCGGCCTCTACTCGGGCACCATCACGATCTCCGGCGGCACCACCGTCGTGACGGTTCCGCTAGACCTCGAGGTGTGGAACTTCGAGCTGCCCGACGAGCCGAGTACCGACACCGCCGCGGCCATCTGGTACCAGCAGGTCTCGTGGGCGCACGACGCCCAGTGGGGAACAACCCGGTACGACGATCTCCTGAAGAAGTACTACGAGTTCCAGCTGCGGCATCGTCTCGCCTCGGACGACTTCCCCGTGCGCGCCCAGCACGGCCCTGGACCGTACAAGCCTGGGCCGGGCCCCGAGCCCGAACCCGACGTCTGGCTGTCCCACGCCGAGACGTACCTGCGCGATCCACGGCTGCGAAAGTTCCGCATCCCGCTGTACACCTCGGGCGGCAACGACTCCGGGTTCACCGTTGACACGGGCCGGCTGCGCGCGGTGGTCGACGGTCTGCGTTCGCTGGGCGGCGGCCTGATCGACCGGGGCTACTTCTACTACGCGGACGAGCCGATGAACGACACGGCCTACGAGAACGTGCGCAAGCTGTTCACGACGGTCGATACGGTCGCGCCCGATATCCCGCATGTGCTGACGCTGACCGATCCGCCTCCGCAGAAGCTGCTCGACTTCGTCCGCGCCTGGTGCTTCGTCATCACCGCGCCCAAACCGGAACTGCCCGGCATCGTCGAGGCCCTCAAGGCTCGCGGCGACCTGGTCTGGTGGTACGCCGCTTACGGACACCAGTGGCCGCTGCCGGGTGTCTTCACCGCCGACAGCGCGGTCGGCCATCGGCTGTTGCCGTGGATCCAGCACCACCTGGGCATCGAGGGATTCCTCTACTGGTCGACGACCGTCTTCGGCAAGTACGACTTCAAGCCCGACGGCCATTACCAGTGGTCCGACCGCTGGACCGAGCCGAACGCGCTGAACGAATATCCGGGCGACGGCTATCTGATGTACCCGGGCAAGCAGGTCGGCATCGACGGTCCGGTCGGTACGGTCCGGCTGCAGGCGCTACGCGATGGCATGGAGGATCTCGAGTACCTCGCCTTGTACGAGCGACGTGCCACCGAGCTCCTCGCCCAATGGGGTGCGACCGGCCGGTTCGACGTGAAGTCGGCCTTGCGGTCGGCGCACGACGTACTCCATGGCGGGTTGCACTATCAGGACGACTCGGTGTCGTTCCACCGGATCCGGGCGCAAGTCGGAGCCGAGGTGGCGCAGCTGTTCGGAGCCACGCCTGCGCTGATCAGCGCTGGCAAACCGACGGCGCACAACGTTCCCGTGACTGTGATCGTTGCCAAGGGCACCAGTGTGTCCGTTGCTCTTGGCAAGATCTCGTCGGTCACCAGCACCGCCGGCGCGGACGTCCACCAAATCACCGCGGATCTCTTGCAGGGCAGGCGGGATCTCGCGATCTCCATCGCCGGGAAGGAGCTCGTCCGGACGATCGAGGTGGGCCGCGCGGCGACTCCGCACGAGATCATCGTCAACAGTTTCGAGACCGACGTCGAGGTGCGGAAGGCGCGCGCGTCGTACGTCACGGCGACGCGATCAACCGAGCATGTGGTGAGTGGCAAGTCCTCGGCGAAGCTGGTGTTTCAGGCGAATACGCCGGTCGATCCGGGGGTCTACTTCTATACCGGCGCGGCCGAGGCGCCGCAGGAGTCGATCGGGCGCAACAACTGGTCCACGTTCGACGCGGTCGCGTTCGACGTCTTCAACGACTCGGATGACCTCATCCTGATGCACTGCGACTTCCACGACCCGGTGCACCTCGACGCCGGGAACCCCGTCTACCTTTCACCGCGCAAGCAGCAACGGGTCGTCGTACCGATCGCCGGCCTGGTGAACGACTTGACGAAGATCACGTCTATCCACCTACGCGTCCAACGCCGAGCCGTTCCACTCACGCTCTATCTGGACAATCTGCGCTTCCTGCGAAGCCGGACGGGCCTGCCGAGTCCCGGCACGTGGGCCCGCCAGGACGCCGCGGGCAAACCGCTCGTGCACGTCGTACGCACGGACGGCAATCTGGCGATCGGCCGGCAGACCGGGTCCGACCCGGCCGCTTGGCAGCTCGTCGCGGGACCGGTGGCGGGCAGTCCGACCGTGAGCGCGATCGACCCGGCCGGGCGGCTCAACCTGGTCAGTCTGCGCGATGGCGTGATCCAGTGGACGCGCGACGAGGGCTCCTGGGTACGACGTACAGTCACGCCTCTCTTGACCGGTGACACCGCCGTGGGCGTTCCGGCCGTCGCCCTCGATGACGCCGGGCGGTTGAACTTCTTCGTCCGGACGAGTGGTGGACGCCTCTACCGCGGCTGGCAGGACCGTCCCGCGACCGACGGTTGGTCCGGCGGGTACGTCGGCTCGGTCCACATCACGGGTGATCCCGTCACGATCCAGGACCCGTCGGGCAAGTTGACGTGGTTCGCCCAGACCACAAACGGCGACATCCTGCACGGCTGGCAGGCGACGCCGGGAAGCGAGACCTGGTACTCCGATCGCCTGTTCGAGAACGGCACCGGCGCGCCTGCCACGACCGCGGGCCGAATCGCTGTGGCACAAGGGATCTCGGGCCGTCTGACCTTCCACGCGCGGCACAACTCGGGCGGCATCATCCACGGCTGGCAGAGCACGCCGGGCGAAGGACCGTGGCGGTGGGCGCTGCTTCCGCGGGAGACGGCCGAGGGTACGGCGACCATCGCGGGCGATCCGTCCGCACACCTCGACGCGGCCGGCAAACTCACGTACTTCGCACGCACCACCGACGGCCGGGTCTTCCACAGTTGGCAGCGCGTGCCGGAGGGTGGGCCTTGGGACACCACGCTCATTCCGGTCGAAGTGGCGGGCGATGGCGCCGTCACGCAGGACACCGACGGGCGCCTGCACTTCTTCGCCCGTACGGCGGCCGGCACGCTGCGGCATTGCTGGCAGGACGCCCCGGCCATCGGCCCTTGGCACAGCAACGAACTCGGCGCGGAGGTCATCACGCATTAG
- a CDS encoding ROK family transcriptional regulator has product MGSGADLNQLRRINELAVLNSVRQAGELRLAEVVERTGLARASVGEVVRELVGRGWLAEHPPVVSGRGRPAHRYTFRADAGKVLGLDIGAHSVRAMIADLDGHVLGSTRRPTTPELSRRRRLTVVDKAIRQCLQETGTTPADVWGAVAGSTGTVDEDGRVVLSDAIADWAGVDLVAFLRERLPRGVLAGQNDSRLCGLAEHRRGAGRGAEDLVVLQAGRRTGLGLIIGGRPHRGFAAMAGDLSLLPALRWEDAIGHLQHSGAVPASGATDDPVADTLYAAAEGVRQGVDAVQRYVHDMAAAAGTVCAIIDPEVLVLSGSLAEHGELLAPLLATELERYIRQPPEVRVSPLAGDSPALGAVTLAAENVETALLASGSGPLGRLECPAV; this is encoded by the coding sequence ATGGGTAGCGGCGCGGATCTCAATCAGTTGCGGCGGATCAACGAGCTTGCCGTGCTCAATAGCGTGCGGCAGGCGGGCGAGTTGCGGCTGGCCGAGGTCGTCGAGCGGACCGGATTGGCGCGCGCCTCGGTGGGCGAGGTGGTTCGCGAACTGGTCGGCCGCGGCTGGCTCGCCGAGCATCCGCCAGTGGTGAGCGGACGCGGCCGCCCCGCCCATCGGTACACCTTTCGTGCCGACGCGGGCAAGGTGCTCGGGCTGGACATCGGCGCGCACAGCGTTCGCGCGATGATCGCCGACCTCGACGGCCACGTGCTCGGATCGACCCGGCGGCCGACCACGCCGGAGCTGTCCCGGCGGCGTCGCCTCACCGTGGTCGACAAGGCGATTCGGCAATGCCTGCAGGAAACTGGCACGACCCCGGCCGACGTCTGGGGCGCGGTGGCCGGCAGCACCGGCACCGTCGACGAGGACGGCCGCGTCGTACTGTCCGACGCCATCGCGGACTGGGCCGGCGTCGACCTGGTGGCATTCCTGCGCGAGCGGTTACCCCGAGGCGTCCTCGCCGGGCAGAACGACAGCCGCCTCTGCGGCTTGGCCGAGCACCGCCGCGGCGCTGGACGAGGGGCCGAGGATCTCGTGGTGTTGCAGGCCGGGCGCCGTACCGGGCTCGGGTTGATCATCGGCGGCCGCCCGCATCGGGGGTTCGCCGCGATGGCCGGTGATCTCAGCCTGTTGCCCGCACTCCGCTGGGAGGACGCGATCGGCCACCTCCAGCACAGTGGCGCGGTGCCCGCGTCGGGCGCGACGGACGACCCGGTCGCCGACACGCTGTACGCCGCGGCCGAAGGCGTGCGGCAAGGCGTCGACGCGGTCCAGCGCTACGTGCACGACATGGCGGCGGCCGCCGGCACGGTCTGCGCGATCATCGATCCCGAAGTGCTGGTGCTGAGCGGATCCCTGGCCGAGCACGGCGAGTTGCTCGCGCCACTGCTCGCCACCGAGCTCGAGCGGTACATTCGGCAGCCCCCGGAGGTTCGGGTCTCGCCGCTCGCGGGCGACTCCCCCGCGCTCGGCGCCGTCACCCTCGCCGCCGAGAACGTCGAGACCGCACTCCTGGCTAGCGGCTCCGGCCCACTCGGACGACTGGAGTGTCCGGCGGTCTAG
- a CDS encoding YibE/F family protein has protein sequence MLLVVLRPHGDVKVDALQAAKARGQVTAVIPCPQAPDECDRATVRLTDGAIVTARVVKHPLVPPVRTGQRILLSVAENAEPADRYLYVDQDRSRPLLALALVFAFAVVLLSRWRGVAALVALAVTALVLTQFVLPAILGGANPVLVAVVGGTAIMVLALYLTHGFNARTSVALLGTIGALLLTALLAEAFLRLTRITGLSADGASEVASYVPGLDVQGLLIAGVVIGTLGVLDDVTVTQTAVVWELAAADPNASRADLFGAGLRVGRAHVASVVNTLVLAYAGAALPMLMLFAISGMPQLYALSTEQVAVEIVRALVGSLGITAAMPLTTLLAALTHPTPSPNPVIGPL, from the coding sequence GTGCTCCTGGTCGTACTTCGGCCGCACGGCGACGTGAAGGTCGACGCGCTGCAGGCCGCGAAGGCGCGCGGTCAGGTCACCGCCGTCATCCCTTGCCCGCAAGCGCCGGACGAATGCGATCGCGCGACAGTCCGTTTGACCGACGGCGCGATTGTGACTGCGCGCGTGGTCAAACACCCGCTGGTGCCGCCCGTGCGTACCGGCCAGCGAATCCTCTTGTCCGTGGCCGAGAACGCCGAACCGGCAGACCGCTACCTCTACGTAGACCAGGACCGAAGCCGTCCGCTCCTGGCTCTCGCGCTGGTCTTCGCGTTCGCCGTGGTGCTGCTCTCGCGATGGCGCGGGGTGGCCGCACTCGTCGCACTGGCCGTGACCGCGTTAGTGCTCACGCAATTCGTCCTGCCCGCCATCCTCGGCGGCGCCAATCCCGTGCTCGTCGCGGTCGTCGGTGGTACGGCGATCATGGTGCTGGCGCTCTACCTCACGCACGGATTCAACGCCCGTACGTCGGTCGCGCTGCTCGGCACCATCGGCGCCTTGCTGCTCACCGCCTTGCTCGCCGAGGCCTTCCTACGCCTCACCCGCATCACCGGCCTGAGCGCGGACGGCGCCTCCGAAGTCGCGTCGTACGTCCCCGGCCTCGACGTCCAGGGCCTCCTCATCGCAGGCGTGGTGATCGGCACCCTCGGCGTACTCGACGACGTCACCGTCACCCAAACCGCCGTCGTCTGGGAACTCGCCGCCGCCGACCCGAACGCCAGCCGAGCCGACCTCTTCGGCGCCGGCCTGCGAGTAGGCCGAGCCCACGTCGCGTCAGTCGTCAACACCCTCGTACTCGCCTACGCCGGCGCCGCCCTCCCCATGCTGATGCTCTTCGCCATCAGCGGCATGCCCCAGCTCTACGCCCTCTCCACCGAACAAGTAGCAGTCGAGATCGTCCGAGCCCTAGTCGGCAGCCTAGGCATAACCGCCGCCATGCCCCTAACCACCCTCCTAGCCGCCCTAACCCACCCCACGCCATCCCCAAACCCCGTCATCGGTCCCTTGTGA
- a CDS encoding TIGR03086 family metal-binding protein, translating into MDIRELDQQAGVVLGEVVAQVRADQLWLPTPCPDWTLRGLLRHLVSENEGFAAAARDGSAPVQVWTGGRLEDDHVGAYRRSSERFAAAFVDGDALDEPMAVREFGTFPRRVAVSFHLLDNVVHGWDVARAIDAPYDPPAELVAVALKVARLVPTAAETRGPGAAFDQVVPAPDAASDLDTLLTLTGRTPSWTSPAIQRIARDAG; encoded by the coding sequence ATGGATATTCGCGAGCTCGATCAGCAGGCCGGCGTGGTACTCGGGGAAGTTGTCGCCCAGGTGCGGGCCGACCAGCTGTGGCTGCCGACGCCGTGCCCGGACTGGACTCTTCGCGGTCTGCTTCGGCATCTCGTCAGCGAGAACGAGGGATTCGCCGCCGCGGCGCGGGACGGCTCGGCGCCTGTGCAGGTGTGGACCGGTGGACGGCTCGAGGATGACCACGTCGGCGCGTACCGGCGTTCCAGTGAGCGCTTCGCGGCGGCCTTCGTGGACGGCGACGCGCTCGACGAGCCGATGGCGGTGCGCGAGTTCGGCACGTTTCCGCGGCGGGTGGCGGTGAGCTTCCACCTGCTCGACAACGTGGTGCACGGCTGGGATGTCGCGCGCGCGATCGATGCGCCGTACGACCCGCCGGCCGAGCTGGTCGCCGTCGCCCTCAAGGTCGCTCGCCTAGTGCCGACCGCCGCCGAGACCCGCGGACCGGGCGCCGCCTTCGACCAGGTCGTGCCGGCCCCCGACGCCGCGTCCGACCTCGACACCCTGCTCACCCTCACCGGCCGTACCCCGTCCTGGACCTCTCCGGCGATTCAACGGATCGCGCGCGACGCCGGGTAG